The window GGCATAGTCGAACGCCTCCGGCAACGGCATGGGCAGAAGGACAGAAGCGATGCGCGGCATGGGAAAGAGCTTCTGCCGCGAAAGCCCTTCCGGGTCGAGATGGTCTGTCTTCCAGCGCCGCAAGCCGGCGTTAACCGATATGGGGTTTGATGCCGCCTCTCTGAGTGGAATTACCGTGGGGCGGAGAAGACCGACGATGAGCGACGCGACCCAAGCCTTGAAGAAGCCCGTCGATCCCGAGCTGGTCCGCGCCTTCCTGCGCGATGAGCCCGATTTCCTCCGCGACGATACCAGCCTGCTGGGCGAGCTTGGCCTGCGGGTCGACGGCGGCAATGTCATTGATTTTGGCCCCGCCGCCCTGGCCCGGGCTGCCGCCGCCCACAAGCGCGAAGCCGTGGTCCGCCGCGAGATCGAGGCCACGGCCCGCGCCAATTTCTCGGCCCAGGCCCAGACCCATGCCGCGGTCATCGACCTGCTGGACGCCCGCAACCATTCCGACCTGGCTCGCCGGGTCGACGAAATGGCCAATCTGCGCTTTTCCCTGACCACGGGCGTCATCGCCCTGGAAGGTCCCGGAAGGGTCCCGGCCGGCTGGCATGCCCTGATCGAGGGCCAGATCGACATGCTGATGGGCGAACATGCCGTGGCCCGCATGGGCTTCTACGCCCCGGCCCTGGGCCTGTTCGGCGACAAGCTGGACCATATCCGCAGCATGGCCCTGGTCCGCATGGCCCTGTGGGAACCCTCGCGCCAGGGCATTCTGGCCTTTGGCTCCTCCGATCCCGAGGCCTTCACCCCCGACATGGGCTCTGAACTGGTGGCCTTCCTGGCCCGCGTGGTCGAGCGCACCGCCGAGCGCTGGCCCATCCTGTGACCCCCGTGACGAGCGGCCGCCAGGCCCTCGTCGCCTGGCATGACTATCTGGAGCACGAGCGCCGGGCCTCGCCCCGCACCGTGCGGGCCTATGGCGACAACGTCCTGGCCTATCTGAACTTTCTGGAGCGCCATCGCGGCGAGACGGTGACCCTGGCCGCCCTCGGCGCGATCACGGCGGCCGAGCTGCGCGCCTATCTGGCCTTCCGCCGCACCGGCGAGGACGCCCTGGCTCCGCGCTCCCTGTCGCAGAGCCTGTCGTCGATCCGGGCCTTTCACCGCTTCCTCGACCAGCGCCTGAACACGCCCAACCCCCATGTCGAGCTGGTGCGCGGCCCGCGCCTGAAGGTCGGCCTGCCGCGCCCTGTCACCGAAGACCAGGCCCACGGCCTGATCCAGGAGATCGGGGCCGACCCCGACCGCGAGGACTGGGAAGTGGCCCGCGACGAGGCCGTCCTGACCCTGCTCTGGGGCTGCGGCCTGCGGATTTCCGAAGGCCTGTCCCTGCGACGTCGTGACGCACCGCTCGGCGAGTCCCTGCGCATCACCGGCAAGGGCGGCAAGACCCGGATCGTGCCGGTGCTGGACGCCGTCCGCGAGGCCATCGCGGCCTATGTCGCCGTCCTGCCGTTCGCCCTGTCGCCCGACGAGCCGTTGTTTCGGGCCCGGCGCGGGGGACCGCTGTCACCGCGTCACGTTCAGGCCAGTGTCCAGATCCTGCGCGGCCGGCTGGGCCTGTCCGACCGGGTGACCCCCCATGCCCTGCGCCATGCCTTCGCCACCCACCTGCTGGGGGCCGGGGCCGATCTGAGGTCGATCCAGGACCTGCTGGGCCATGCCTCGCTATCGACGACCCAGCGCTATACCGAGGTCGACGCCGCCGGCCTGATGGCCGCCTATGCCCGGGCCCATCCCCACGCCTGACGGTCGGCCGTGAGTCAAAACCGCGCTGTGGCAGACTGTCGCGATTTTCCTCACAGTTTTCGCGCATTAACCGCGTTTTTACCGCGCGCACGGCTTGTGGATCCAAGAACCGGCGCCTGTCTTCCGACTGGCGGGCGTTGCGGACATGAGGCGAGCGATGAATATCGACGATCTGAAGATTTCGACCAAGGTGGCCCTGCCCGCCGTGATCCTGACCGTGGTGGCCCTGTCCATCGTCGGCATGGGTGCCTGGCAGGCCCAAAAGGCCGAAGAATCCAAACGGATTCTCGTCGAAGAGCGCGCCCCGGCCGAACTGGAAGCCTCGCGCTTCAACCGCCGGATCATGACCATCGGCTATGCGGCCTATCGCACGGTGTCCAATACCGGATCCTCGCCCGAAGCCCAGGCAGCCAGCCAGGAACTGGATACGGCCTACAAGGAGGCCAAGGAGCGCATCGCCGCCGTCAAGAAGGCCGACCCTGCAGCCGCCAAGACCGTGGCCGACTTCGGCCAGCGCCTGGAAAAGATCTATTCGAGCGCCCGTCAGGGGGCCGACCTGGCCCTGATGGACGCCGACGAGGCCGCGATCATGGTCATGGCCGTGCTCGATCCGGACATTGCCAGCCTCAACAAGGACGTCAGCAAGTTCACCAACAGCCATGCTGATGAGACCGTTGTCATGGTCGCGGAGGCCAAGAAGGCCGCCGCAACCAGCACCATCTTCACCGTGCTGTTCGGCTTCATCTCCGCCGGTGCCGCCATGCTGTTTGCCCTCTGGATCGGCAACAACAAGATTTCCAAGCCCCTGACGAACCTGTCCAAGACCATGGAGACCCTGGCCCAGGGCTCGGTGGACGTCGAGGTGGTCGGTGCCCAGCGC of the Caulobacter henricii genome contains:
- a CDS encoding DUF484 family protein — translated: MSDATQALKKPVDPELVRAFLRDEPDFLRDDTSLLGELGLRVDGGNVIDFGPAALARAAAAHKREAVVRREIEATARANFSAQAQTHAAVIDLLDARNHSDLARRVDEMANLRFSLTTGVIALEGPGRVPAGWHALIEGQIDMLMGEHAVARMGFYAPALGLFGDKLDHIRSMALVRMALWEPSRQGILAFGSSDPEAFTPDMGSELVAFLARVVERTAERWPIL
- a CDS encoding tyrosine recombinase XerC, producing the protein MTSGRQALVAWHDYLEHERRASPRTVRAYGDNVLAYLNFLERHRGETVTLAALGAITAAELRAYLAFRRTGEDALAPRSLSQSLSSIRAFHRFLDQRLNTPNPHVELVRGPRLKVGLPRPVTEDQAHGLIQEIGADPDREDWEVARDEAVLTLLWGCGLRISEGLSLRRRDAPLGESLRITGKGGKTRIVPVLDAVREAIAAYVAVLPFALSPDEPLFRARRGGPLSPRHVQASVQILRGRLGLSDRVTPHALRHAFATHLLGAGADLRSIQDLLGHASLSTTQRYTEVDAAGLMAAYARAHPHA